Proteins from a single region of Centropristis striata isolate RG_2023a ecotype Rhode Island chromosome 9, C.striata_1.0, whole genome shotgun sequence:
- the LOC131977671 gene encoding late histone H2A.L3, with protein sequence MSGRGKGAGKARAKAKSRSSRAGLQFPVGRVHRLLRKGNYAQRVGAGAPVYLAAVLEYLTAEILELAGNAARDNKKTRIIPRHLQLAVRNDEELNKLLGGVTIAQGGVLPNIQAVLLPKKTEKAAKK encoded by the coding sequence ATGTCTGGACGTGGTAAGGGCGCCGGTAAAGCCAGAGCAAAGGCCAAGAGCCGCTCCTCTCGTGCCGGGCTCCAGTTCCCGGTCGGTCGTGTCCACAGGCTGCTGAGAAAGGGAAACTACGCTCAGCGTGTCGGTGCCGGAGCTCCGGTCTACCTGGCGGCCGTGCTGGAGTACCTGACCGCTGAGATCCTGGAGCTGGCTGGAAACGCTGCCCGCGACAACAAGAAGACCCGCATCATCCCCCGTCACCTGCAGCTGGCTGTCCGCAACGACGAGGAGCTCAACAAGCTGCTGGGCGGAGTCACCATCGCTCAGGGCGGCGTGCTGCCCAACATCCAGGCGGTCCTGCTGCCCAAGAAGACCGAGAAGGCCGCCAAGAAGTAA
- the LOC131977673 gene encoding histone H2B 1/2-like produces MPDPAPKAAKKGSKKAVSKAVTKSGKKRRTKRKESYAIYVYKVLKQVHPDTGISSKAMGIMNSFVSDIFERIAGEASRLAHYNKRSTITSREIQTAVRLLLPGELAKHAVSEGTKAVTKYTSSK; encoded by the coding sequence ATGCCTGATCCGGCACCCAAAGCAGCCAAGAAGGGCTCCAAGAAAGCCGTTTCTAAGGCCGTCACCAAGAGCGGCAAGAAGAGGAGGACCAAGAGGAAGGAGAGCTACGCCATCTACGTGTACAAGGTGCTGAAGCAGGTCCACCCCGACACCGGCATCTCCTCCAAGGCCATGGGCATCATGAACTCGTTTGTCAGCGACATCTTTGAGCGCATCGCCGGCGAGGCCTCCCGTCTGGCTCACTACAACAAACGCTCCACCATCACTTCCAGGGAGATCCAGACCGCCGTCCGCCTGCTGCTGCCCGGGGAGCTGGCCAAGCACGCCGTGTCTGAGGGCACCAAGGCCGTCACCAAGTACACCAGCTCCAAgtaa
- the LOC131977676 gene encoding histone H4 yields MSGRGKGGKGLGKGGAKRHRKVLRDNIQGITKPAIRRLARRGGVKRISGLIYEETRGVLKVFLENVIRDAVTYTEHAKRKTVTAMDVVYALKRQGRTLYGFGG; encoded by the coding sequence ATGTCTGGCCGCGGTAAGGGAGGTAAAGGACTCGGTAAAGGAGGCGCTAAGCGGCACCGTAAAGTGCTCCGTGATAACATCCAGGGGATCACCAAGCCCGCTATCCGCCGTCTGGCTCGCCGCGGCGGAGTCAAGCGGATCTCCGGTCTCATCTACGAGGAGACCCGCGGTGTGTTGAAGGTCTTCCTGGAGAACGTCATCCGTGATGCCGTCACCTACACCGAGCACGCCAAGAGGAAGACGGTGACCGCCATGGATGTGGTGTACGCTCTCAAGAGGCAGGGCCGCACCCTGTACGGCTTCGGAGGATAA
- the LOC131977674 gene encoding histone H2B 1/2-like, with amino-acid sequence MPDPAPKAAKKGSKKAVSKAVTKSGKKRRTKRKESYAIYVYKVLKQVHPDTGISSKAMGIMNSFVSDIFERIAGEASRLAHYNKRSTITSREIQTAVRLLLPGELAKHAVSEGTKAVTKYTSSK; translated from the coding sequence ATGCCTGATCCAGCACCGAAAGCAGCCAAGAAGGGCTCCAAGAAAGCCGTTTCTAAGGCCGTCACCAAGAGCGGCAAGAAGAGGAGGACCAAGAGGAAGGAGAGCTACGCCATCTACGTGTACAAGGTGCTGAAGCAGGTCCACCCCGACACCGGCATCTCCTCCAAGGCCATGGGCATCATGAACTCCTTTGTCAGCGACATCTTTGAGCGCATCGCCGGCGAGGCCTCCCGTCTGGCTCACTACAACAAACGCTCCACCATCACTTCCAGGGAGATCCAGACCGCCGTCCGCCTGCTGCTGCCCGGGGAGCTGGCCAAGCACGCCGTGTCTGAGGGCACCAAGGCCGTCACCAAGTACACCAGCTCCAAGTaa
- the LOC131977675 gene encoding histone H2B 1/2-like — protein MPDPVKAPKKGSKKAVSKATKSGKKRRRTRKESYAIYVYKVLKQVHPDTGISSKAMGIMNSFVSDIFERIAGEASRLAHYNKRSTITSREIQTAVRLLLPGELAKHAVSEGTKAVTKYTSSK, from the coding sequence ATGCCTGATCCAGTGAAAGCGCCCAAGAAGGGCTCCAAGAAAGCCGTGAGTAAAGCCACCAAGAGCggcaagaagaggaggaggacccGCAAGGAGAGCTACGCCATCTACGTGTACAAGGTGCTGAAGCAGGTCCACCCCGACACCGGCATCTCCTCCAAGGCCATGGGCATCATGAACTCGTTTGTCAGCGACATCTTTGAGCGCATCGCCGGCGAGGCCTCCCGTCTGGCTCACTACAACAAACGCTCCACCATCACTTCCAGGGAGATCCAGACCGCCGTCCGCCTGCTGCTGCCCGGGGAGCTGGCCAAGCACGCCGTGTCTGAGGGCACCAAGGCCGTCACCAAGTACACCAGCTCCAAgtaa